The following are from one region of the Shinella sp. PSBB067 genome:
- a CDS encoding DUF2924 domain-containing protein — protein MNKADPIPARLAALKTTPTPDLKQQWRDLFDSEPPPFNRRYLESRIAYRIQELAYGGLKPETIRRLERLGEELDGGDTTKRRIRADRDRPINGTRLLREWQGVEQIVTVTADGFEWQGRPYKSLSAIARAITGTRWNGWVFFGLKNHRGRT, from the coding sequence ATGAACAAGGCCGATCCCATCCCCGCGCGCCTGGCCGCGCTCAAGACCACGCCGACGCCTGACCTGAAGCAACAGTGGCGCGACCTTTTCGACAGCGAGCCGCCGCCGTTCAACCGCCGCTATCTCGAAAGCCGCATCGCTTATCGCATCCAGGAACTCGCCTATGGCGGGCTGAAGCCGGAGACAATCCGGCGGCTTGAACGGCTGGGCGAGGAACTGGACGGCGGCGACACGACGAAACGCAGGATCCGCGCCGACCGCGATCGCCCGATCAACGGCACACGGCTGCTGCGAGAATGGCAGGGTGTCGAGCAAATCGTCACCGTCACCGCCGACGGCTTCGAATGGCAGGGGCGGCCCTACAAGTCGCTGTCTGCCATCGCGCGGGCGATCACCGGCACACGTTGGAACGGCTGGGTGTTCTTCGGACTCAAGAACCACAGGGGGCGGACATGA
- a CDS encoding recombinase family protein, translated as MTKPPEKSKVVRKLRCAVYTRKSSEEGLEQEFNSLHAQREACEAYIASQRSEGWVLVRDQYDDGGISGGTLERPGLQRLLEDIEDGLVDVVVVYKIDRLSRSLADFAKLVEVFDRNGVTFVSVTQSFNTTTSMGRLTLNILLSFAQFEREVTAERIRDKVAASRKKGMWMGGVPPYGYRVENRKLVIDDESAAHVRWIFSRFLDIGSCTELAREVGARGIRTPRGNRIDKKYIYRMLSNRAYIGEAVHKGDSYPGEHEAIIDRETWDKIHAILQESPRKRAARTRADTPALLKGLLFGPDGAAFSPTHTRKGDRLYRYYVSQTVLKHGAGSCPVGRVPAGEIEGAVTDQLRAVFRQPEIVAGTWRAARAHADDISEADARAALQQLDPLWDELFPAEQARIVALLVERVDIGSDSLNVRLRVDGLGGLAREMLTGDMWAAA; from the coding sequence ATGACGAAGCCGCCGGAAAAATCAAAGGTCGTCCGAAAGCTGCGCTGCGCGGTTTACACCCGGAAATCCTCCGAGGAAGGGCTGGAGCAGGAGTTCAACAGCCTGCACGCCCAGCGCGAGGCCTGCGAGGCGTACATCGCCAGCCAGCGGTCCGAGGGTTGGGTGCTCGTCCGCGATCAGTATGACGACGGAGGCATTTCGGGCGGCACGCTGGAACGGCCCGGTCTGCAACGGCTGCTTGAGGATATCGAGGACGGGCTGGTCGACGTGGTCGTCGTCTACAAGATCGACCGCCTCAGCCGCTCGCTGGCCGACTTCGCCAAGCTGGTCGAGGTGTTCGACCGGAACGGGGTGACTTTCGTCTCGGTCACGCAGTCGTTCAACACGACCACGTCCATGGGTCGGCTGACGCTGAACATCCTGCTGTCTTTCGCCCAGTTCGAACGCGAGGTTACGGCCGAGCGCATCCGAGACAAGGTCGCCGCCAGCCGGAAGAAGGGCATGTGGATGGGCGGCGTGCCGCCCTACGGCTATCGCGTAGAGAACCGGAAGCTGGTAATCGACGACGAGAGCGCCGCGCATGTGCGCTGGATCTTCTCTCGCTTCCTCGACATCGGATCCTGCACGGAACTGGCGCGGGAGGTCGGCGCGCGCGGCATCCGGACGCCGCGCGGCAACCGGATCGACAAGAAGTACATCTATCGGATGCTCAGCAACCGCGCCTACATCGGCGAGGCGGTCCACAAGGGCGACAGCTATCCCGGCGAGCACGAAGCGATCATCGACCGCGAAACGTGGGACAAGATTCACGCCATCCTGCAGGAGAGCCCCCGCAAGCGCGCCGCCCGGACCCGAGCCGATACGCCCGCGCTGTTGAAGGGGTTGCTGTTCGGGCCAGATGGCGCCGCTTTCTCACCGACGCATACTCGGAAGGGGGATCGTCTCTATCGCTACTATGTCAGCCAGACCGTGCTGAAGCATGGTGCTGGTTCGTGTCCGGTCGGCCGCGTGCCTGCGGGCGAGATCGAGGGCGCTGTCACAGACCAGCTCCGCGCCGTGTTCCGCCAGCCGGAGATTGTTGCGGGGACCTGGAGGGCGGCGCGTGCCCACGCCGACGACATCTCCGAGGCCGACGCCCGCGCGGCCTTGCAGCAGCTCGACCCGCTTTGGGACGAACTCTTCCCCGCCGAGCAGGCGCGCATCGTGGCGCTGCTTGTCGAGCGCGTCGACATCGGTAGCGACAGCCTGAACGTCCGGCTCCGGGTGGACGGCCTCGGCGGACTTGCGCGCGAGATGCTGACCGGCGACATGTGGGCGGCAGCATGA
- a CDS encoding ATP-binding protein — MKYQNNPPDASALMTSARSFGNYDLSSALADLLDNSIKAKARSIEIKCIRKDDGPEVRILDDGSGMSANELHRAMRPASTNPDDERARDDLGRFGWGMKSASLSQCRLLTVVTRHDGVLSGASWDLDDLADWKMGVLEPEEIKALADQRLLERDGTEVIWCKCDRLSEFGQVGGKGFNDIVAHAKAQLSLIFHRYLGGEEGLRKLKVNFNGDALKPADPFFRHHDATQAQPKETLTLDGQPIEVQAFILPHYSKITAGEHDRLGAEEGFVRNQGFYVYRQHRLIIHGTWFRLVKHGELSQLVRIAINIPNSLDAMWKITLDKADAQLPSGLKSRLKDIVDGLKRKSGKVFQSRGGRVRNEAGKTSVWAKYVRNGEVRYYLNREHPLIAGMLDDDDKDRAKAFAAALGIIEDCFPVVSIGEDYSSRPEMMNQSVVDRSTFIEKLDAALPSLLLHVGGNMKTLHEILASTEPWSNHADIVLTHLKEKGWN; from the coding sequence GTGAAGTATCAAAATAATCCACCAGACGCCTCTGCGCTGATGACGTCGGCGCGGAGCTTTGGGAACTACGACTTGTCGAGTGCTCTTGCCGATCTCTTGGACAACAGCATAAAGGCAAAAGCACGTAGTATCGAAATTAAATGCATCCGGAAGGATGACGGGCCCGAGGTCAGGATTCTGGATGATGGGTCCGGAATGTCGGCGAACGAGCTACATCGGGCTATGCGACCCGCCAGCACCAATCCCGACGATGAACGGGCTCGCGATGACCTCGGCCGGTTCGGCTGGGGCATGAAGTCGGCATCGCTCTCGCAGTGCCGGCTCCTGACCGTCGTCACCCGACACGATGGAGTTCTGTCTGGCGCATCTTGGGATCTTGATGATCTCGCCGACTGGAAAATGGGAGTCCTCGAGCCAGAGGAAATAAAGGCGTTAGCCGATCAACGGCTGCTTGAGCGCGACGGGACGGAGGTTATTTGGTGCAAGTGTGATCGTCTTTCTGAGTTCGGCCAGGTCGGCGGCAAAGGCTTCAACGACATCGTCGCACACGCAAAGGCGCAGCTGTCTCTCATCTTCCACCGTTATCTGGGCGGCGAGGAAGGTCTTCGGAAGCTCAAGGTCAATTTTAATGGGGACGCGCTAAAACCGGCAGACCCCTTCTTCCGCCACCATGACGCAACGCAGGCCCAGCCAAAGGAAACGCTTACCCTCGATGGTCAGCCCATCGAGGTGCAGGCCTTCATCCTCCCGCACTATTCGAAGATAACTGCGGGCGAGCACGACCGGCTGGGCGCTGAGGAAGGCTTCGTTCGCAATCAAGGGTTCTATGTATATAGACAACACCGACTAATCATACATGGAACATGGTTTCGGCTGGTGAAGCACGGCGAACTGTCGCAACTTGTCCGGATCGCGATTAACATCCCCAACTCGCTCGATGCCATGTGGAAGATCACCTTAGACAAGGCGGACGCACAGCTTCCGTCCGGGCTGAAAAGCCGTTTGAAGGACATCGTAGACGGCCTCAAGAGAAAATCAGGAAAGGTGTTCCAATCCCGCGGCGGTCGAGTCCGGAATGAAGCTGGGAAGACGTCGGTCTGGGCAAAATATGTAAGGAACGGCGAGGTCCGATATTATCTCAATCGCGAGCATCCACTGATCGCCGGAATGCTTGATGATGATGACAAAGACAGAGCCAAGGCGTTTGCTGCAGCGCTCGGCATCATCGAGGACTGCTTCCCTGTTGTCAGCATTGGCGAAGACTATTCTTCACGCCCGGAAATGATGAATCAGAGCGTAGTGGATCGAAGCACGTTTATCGAAAAGCTCGATGCAGCTCTTCCTTCGCTACTTTTGCATGTGGGGGGCAATATGAAAACACTTCACGAGATCCTCGCGTCTACCGAGCCGTGGTCCAATCACGCCGATATCGTGCTGACACACCTTAAGGAAAAAGGGTGGAACTGA
- a CDS encoding Z1 domain-containing protein, which yields MFHSELAYFRSMITRDYGEDIAQGNGLPEGAISKIVRCGPFQHLGEPAINAIIRELESSFTVTQKRGAVITKDHRPWLAAKRPQIDFYYWNRLRKYYLETGTLPSHVLATLDSDTDEILDQCGNPRDENYGAVRGMVMGNVQSGKTTNYSALICKAADAGYRVIILLAGITNSLRSQTQERLDETFIGKVSMFGAVAQQSLPIQNYAATRRIPSYGTTRVADFSSGKDGIYFGLSGHQEPMIFITKKNKGILERLALWIEKQGETGGYDLPLLLIDDEADNASINTASDPKRTTAINGVIRQILSRFPRSSYVGYTATPFANIFIDPETTEEMETDDLFPGNFIKALDPPTNYAGSRRIFREGGDLREGMVRIIDDYRLLLPLKHKSGDTVADIPDSLRHAIRVFCITRAIRVLQGKGKAHCSMMINVSRFNAIQDQILGQVYEYLAEIKDAIAVHASLPPDEISDDVMDDLEASFTKEFDDSGLDWHGLLGVLNEGVQSIEVRTVNMRGGKLDYSLHKFDGLHVIAIGGLALSRGLTLEGLTVSYLLRNATASDTLMQMARWFGYRTGYEEYCRLYLPQMSFDHYEFVDEATEELRSEIKRMQAARRTPRDFGLKVRQSPLAIRVTAANKMRTAEKLKIAQDYSARHIEGFALPNDPVIGNNQRNAADKFLSALGDPTEKGKGFIRWSASGRDVLKLLREFRFVDHPDLSVISDTSLFEDYVQDRVTDELAEWDVVLPMRQSGDSVQFAGQDINLRSRDQGTVQRGTYRVYGSKNRVADPGDAQIGLSDAQKVAAEAAYQAEIYKKERAACSVRERPMMLVHVFGAKLRDDRVDCDDELKLDTPIVTLSFCMPETGKPAKERTYQVNAVYRQQLELYVAEEDDDSQAMMEAQDAE from the coding sequence ATGTTTCACAGCGAACTTGCGTACTTTCGTTCAATGATCACCCGAGACTATGGTGAGGACATTGCTCAAGGAAACGGCCTACCTGAAGGTGCGATCAGTAAAATCGTCCGGTGCGGCCCCTTCCAGCACCTCGGTGAGCCGGCAATCAATGCAATCATCCGCGAGCTAGAATCGAGCTTCACGGTAACCCAGAAGCGCGGAGCAGTCATTACAAAGGACCATCGGCCTTGGCTAGCGGCAAAGCGGCCGCAGATTGACTTCTATTACTGGAATCGGCTCCGTAAATATTATCTTGAGACGGGAACTCTTCCGTCGCACGTGCTTGCCACGCTTGACTCCGATACAGACGAGATCCTCGACCAGTGCGGTAACCCGAGAGACGAGAATTACGGCGCTGTTCGCGGCATGGTCATGGGCAATGTCCAGTCGGGCAAGACCACTAATTATTCGGCACTGATCTGCAAAGCTGCGGACGCAGGCTACCGAGTCATCATCCTGCTTGCCGGGATTACCAATTCGCTGCGTTCCCAGACGCAGGAACGGCTCGATGAAACCTTCATTGGCAAGGTCTCGATGTTCGGCGCGGTCGCCCAGCAATCGTTGCCGATCCAGAATTACGCAGCGACGCGGCGGATCCCCTCCTACGGCACGACCCGGGTGGCCGATTTTTCGAGTGGCAAGGACGGCATCTATTTCGGCCTGTCCGGTCATCAGGAGCCGATGATCTTCATCACCAAGAAGAACAAAGGCATCCTTGAACGTCTCGCTCTCTGGATCGAGAAGCAGGGGGAGACTGGCGGCTATGACCTGCCGCTTCTGTTAATCGACGACGAAGCCGACAATGCGTCCATAAATACAGCCAGTGATCCTAAGCGCACTACTGCTATCAACGGTGTCATCAGGCAGATCCTGTCACGTTTTCCGCGCTCGTCGTATGTCGGCTATACCGCTACACCGTTCGCCAACATTTTCATCGACCCGGAAACGACGGAAGAGATGGAGACGGACGACCTTTTTCCAGGCAATTTCATCAAGGCGCTCGATCCGCCCACCAACTATGCCGGCTCACGCCGGATCTTCCGGGAAGGCGGTGACCTGCGTGAAGGCATGGTCCGCATCATTGACGATTATCGTCTGCTACTGCCACTCAAGCACAAGAGCGGTGACACTGTTGCCGACATCCCCGACAGTCTGCGCCACGCGATCCGCGTGTTCTGCATCACGCGGGCCATCAGGGTACTCCAAGGCAAGGGCAAAGCTCATTGCTCGATGATGATCAACGTCAGCCGATTCAATGCCATCCAGGACCAGATTCTGGGTCAGGTTTACGAATACCTTGCCGAGATCAAGGACGCGATCGCGGTCCACGCATCGCTGCCGCCCGACGAGATCAGCGATGATGTCATGGACGATCTCGAAGCGAGCTTCACCAAGGAGTTTGATGATAGCGGGCTCGACTGGCATGGGCTGCTTGGGGTTCTCAACGAGGGCGTACAGTCCATAGAGGTCCGCACCGTCAATATGCGGGGCGGCAAGCTCGACTATTCACTACACAAGTTTGACGGCCTTCATGTCATCGCCATCGGCGGATTGGCGCTGTCACGCGGGCTGACACTCGAAGGCCTCACGGTTTCTTATCTCCTGCGCAATGCGACTGCGAGCGACACGCTGATGCAGATGGCGCGCTGGTTCGGCTACCGCACGGGTTATGAGGAATATTGTCGCCTCTATCTGCCTCAGATGTCCTTCGATCATTACGAATTTGTCGACGAGGCAACTGAAGAACTTAGGAGCGAGATCAAGCGCATGCAGGCCGCGCGCCGCACTCCGCGCGACTTCGGTCTCAAAGTCCGGCAAAGCCCGCTCGCCATCCGGGTAACCGCGGCAAACAAGATGCGCACGGCTGAGAAGCTCAAAATCGCACAGGATTATTCCGCGCGTCACATCGAGGGCTTCGCACTCCCCAATGATCCGGTCATCGGTAATAATCAGCGCAATGCAGCCGACAAATTCCTCTCCGCGCTCGGAGACCCTACTGAGAAGGGCAAGGGTTTCATTCGCTGGTCTGCTAGTGGCCGCGACGTGCTCAAACTCCTTCGCGAATTCCGGTTTGTGGATCATCCCGATCTATCGGTAATTTCCGACACATCCCTCTTTGAGGACTATGTTCAGGACCGCGTCACTGACGAACTGGCTGAATGGGATGTGGTGCTTCCCATGCGTCAGTCGGGCGACTCCGTTCAGTTCGCCGGTCAGGACATCAATCTGAGGTCCCGCGACCAAGGAACGGTCCAGCGGGGTACCTATCGTGTGTACGGCAGCAAGAACCGCGTCGCCGACCCGGGGGACGCGCAGATCGGCCTGTCAGACGCACAGAAGGTAGCGGCGGAAGCAGCCTACCAAGCCGAGATTTACAAGAAGGAACGTGCCGCGTGCTCGGTACGCGAGCGGCCGATGATGCTCGTGCATGTTTTCGGTGCAAAACTGCGCGACGACCGGGTCGATTGCGACGACGAGCTCAAGCTAGACACGCCCATCGTCACGCTTTCCTTCTGCATGCCTGAGACCGGGAAACCTGCGAAGGAGAGAACCTACCAGGTGAACGCTGTCTATCGCCAGCAACTCGAACTTTATGTCGCCGAAGAAGACGATGATTCCCAAGCGATGATGGAGGCTCAGGATGCTGAATGA
- a CDS encoding PD-(D/E)XK motif protein, whose product MLNEWEAIIPPYDPGSYNVRLADSSHPLDFRIGRDYRGRFVFQLDAECAEPGALDLPKMSAMTCEVEPAGDGRSRFVLTLSNAADFRNFALMCKSLMLATDKFTPSQAREGLLQAVEEVHRWQEMLRRRADRLLSKTERIGLVGELLFLRDVLSDRLGWNAAIRCWNGPGGHEQDFVVAGSIFEVKTQVVTADRRIRISSEDQLDPVQGRILLCNQGIAPLPSVDPAARTLNLLVSEIRDAMAQAGSGAPELLDIALLEAGYEERQDYDEESWVLVDRTYYEVCGTFPRIERSDLRPGVDMVKYSIRVSDCVPFTVSDDEVFGGIIQ is encoded by the coding sequence ATGCTGAATGAATGGGAAGCGATTATCCCGCCATATGACCCGGGGTCCTACAACGTCCGACTTGCCGACAGCAGCCATCCGCTCGATTTCAGGATTGGCCGTGACTATCGCGGACGTTTTGTCTTCCAACTTGATGCAGAGTGTGCGGAGCCCGGCGCGCTCGACCTGCCGAAGATGTCAGCGATGACCTGCGAAGTCGAGCCTGCAGGTGATGGGCGTTCGAGATTTGTCCTGACCCTCAGCAACGCTGCGGACTTCCGGAATTTCGCCCTTATGTGCAAAAGCCTCATGCTGGCGACTGACAAGTTCACTCCGTCACAGGCTAGAGAAGGGCTGCTGCAAGCCGTCGAGGAAGTTCACCGTTGGCAGGAGATGCTGCGCCGAAGGGCCGACCGCCTGCTGTCAAAAACCGAGAGGATTGGCCTGGTCGGCGAATTGCTGTTTCTGCGAGACGTTCTCAGCGACCGGCTTGGCTGGAATGCCGCCATCCGATGCTGGAACGGCCCCGGCGGTCATGAGCAGGATTTTGTGGTTGCCGGCAGTATTTTTGAGGTGAAGACGCAGGTGGTGACTGCCGATCGCCGGATCCGAATTTCTTCCGAAGACCAGCTTGATCCGGTTCAGGGACGGATCCTGCTCTGCAATCAGGGCATTGCGCCGCTGCCTTCCGTCGACCCGGCGGCTCGGACCCTCAACCTTCTGGTGTCAGAGATCCGTGACGCAATGGCTCAGGCTGGCTCGGGCGCCCCGGAACTACTCGATATTGCTCTTCTGGAGGCGGGCTACGAGGAGCGGCAGGACTATGACGAGGAGAGTTGGGTATTAGTGGACCGCACCTATTATGAGGTGTGCGGAACTTTTCCGCGTATTGAGCGCAGCGATCTACGGCCCGGTGTCGACATGGTCAAGTACAGTATCCGCGTTAGTGACTGTGTTCCCTTTACCGTCAGCGATGATGAAGTGTTCGGGGGAATCATTCAATGA
- a CDS encoding AIPR family protein, whose protein sequence is MSELQEAFEELREDILLEAEARGVFQQEAFFELYAAAASDNGDTIDLEYAHSRQDGGRRPYQIDGHGFDDDRGTLYLAVCDYRDGTDLEPLQNDRLTSALKRVTNFFENACSSAFINSLEETSPAFSAAYSIYSARDLIKRLRIILFSNARLATKRPPQLGEEVGGLPVVYSVLDATRYFDIQKSFSTPEPIEVDVSTIAGGPIACLKASTEAEEHQSYLLAIPGSVLAEVYGLYGARLLEQNVRTYLQARTKVNKGILETIKKTPEMFFAYNNGLTATASAVDLETLEDGQLGIAAIHNLQIVNGGQTTASILYAKDVGKSSLERVHVQMKLSVVSPAVIEQVVPKISRFANTQNRISEADFFSSHPFHLQMERYSRTLTAPPQNGAMTGDKWFYERARGQYRDGTAYASAAGKKKYQLEYPKEKLIEKTDLAKYILSFERKPYIVSRGAQKAFVAFADETAKAWKSAPTQFNETWYRNACAMALIFRWTDKHVASSDWYKDDRGYKSQTVAYTLSWIAEQIDQQGKVNLNWGQVWNTQSVPDELQDLIVSLAPQIAAAIRRTPANVRNVGEYCKFELCWQNIKAAEFNVPVLPDHLMLDADEVHREKKEAKSTAMIDHEIDFDVLLHTLIPKAEIIRRVAEQRKFLSPKADRALQKLGSGNFNLARPDKNSIKLLVKRMAEEGMPVEEM, encoded by the coding sequence ATGAGCGAGTTGCAAGAAGCATTCGAAGAGCTAAGAGAAGATATCCTTTTAGAGGCAGAGGCGCGGGGCGTCTTCCAGCAGGAGGCATTTTTTGAACTCTATGCCGCCGCTGCGTCCGACAATGGCGACACCATTGATCTGGAGTACGCCCACAGTCGTCAGGACGGTGGACGCCGACCATACCAGATAGACGGCCATGGGTTTGATGACGATCGTGGAACGCTTTATCTTGCCGTCTGCGATTACCGGGACGGGACGGACTTGGAACCTCTCCAGAATGATCGTCTAACCTCAGCACTTAAGAGGGTTACCAATTTCTTTGAAAACGCCTGTTCATCGGCATTCATCAACTCCCTTGAGGAAACGAGTCCAGCGTTTTCAGCAGCGTATTCCATCTATTCGGCACGTGACCTCATCAAGAGACTTCGCATTATCCTTTTTTCCAACGCGCGCCTAGCAACCAAAAGGCCGCCGCAGCTGGGCGAAGAGGTCGGCGGACTGCCGGTCGTCTATAGCGTGCTCGACGCCACTCGCTACTTCGACATCCAAAAAAGTTTCAGCACGCCTGAGCCTATCGAGGTCGATGTTTCAACTATCGCTGGTGGGCCTATCGCCTGCCTGAAGGCATCGACGGAAGCCGAGGAGCATCAATCCTATCTTCTTGCAATTCCGGGATCAGTGCTTGCGGAAGTTTACGGCCTCTACGGAGCGCGACTACTCGAACAGAATGTCCGGACTTATCTTCAGGCGAGGACCAAGGTGAACAAGGGCATTCTGGAAACCATCAAGAAGACGCCGGAGATGTTTTTCGCCTACAACAACGGCCTCACCGCGACTGCATCGGCGGTTGACCTAGAGACACTCGAAGACGGCCAGTTGGGAATTGCGGCCATTCACAACCTCCAGATTGTGAATGGCGGCCAGACGACAGCGTCGATCCTGTACGCCAAGGATGTTGGCAAGTCGTCGCTTGAGCGGGTCCACGTGCAGATGAAGCTATCGGTGGTTTCCCCTGCTGTAATTGAGCAGGTCGTGCCGAAGATTTCACGGTTCGCGAACACTCAGAACCGGATCTCGGAGGCCGACTTCTTCTCCAGCCATCCCTTCCATCTGCAAATGGAGCGTTACTCGCGCACTCTCACCGCACCGCCGCAAAACGGAGCGATGACGGGCGACAAGTGGTTTTACGAACGAGCCCGCGGCCAGTACCGTGATGGCACTGCATATGCATCAGCAGCAGGAAAGAAAAAATATCAGCTGGAGTACCCCAAGGAGAAGCTCATCGAGAAGACGGACCTTGCGAAATACATACTAAGTTTTGAACGTAAGCCTTACATCGTCTCACGGGGTGCCCAGAAGGCCTTCGTGGCGTTTGCCGACGAGACTGCGAAAGCTTGGAAGTCCGCTCCCACCCAGTTCAACGAAACCTGGTATCGAAATGCCTGCGCAATGGCGCTGATTTTCCGCTGGACAGACAAACACGTGGCCAGCTCTGACTGGTACAAGGATGACCGGGGATACAAATCTCAGACGGTAGCCTATACACTTTCCTGGATCGCCGAACAGATTGACCAGCAGGGGAAGGTAAATCTGAACTGGGGGCAAGTCTGGAACACACAGTCAGTGCCGGACGAGCTCCAAGACCTGATCGTCTCTCTTGCCCCACAAATAGCGGCCGCCATACGACGGACGCCCGCGAACGTCCGGAACGTAGGAGAATACTGCAAGTTTGAACTGTGTTGGCAGAATATAAAGGCAGCAGAATTCAACGTGCCAGTTCTGCCTGATCATCTGATGCTCGATGCAGATGAGGTGCACCGAGAGAAAAAGGAGGCGAAGTCGACCGCGATGATCGATCACGAGATCGACTTCGATGTGCTCCTTCACACTCTCATTCCCAAGGCCGAGATCATTCGCCGAGTTGCTGAACAACGTAAATTCCTGTCGCCGAAGGCCGACCGAGCCCTTCAGAAGCTTGGGTCAGGTAATTTCAATCTGGCCCGGCCGGACAAGAATTCGATCAAGCTTCTTGTTAAGCGAATGGCGGAGGAAGGAATGCCTGTAGAAGAGATGTAG
- a CDS encoding DNA cytosine methyltransferase produces the protein MPSTFGIVDLFAGPGGLGEGFASLVEDGHAPFRIGISVEKEASAHRTLTLRAFLRDYRARHDALPKQFIDFHAGLTSEPDWSAVDTEAWRHAIDEARALELGTEHAASAIDGAIVELKDKYDDTILIGGPPCQAYSLVGRARSKGKVGYVPEEDARHYLFREYIRVLDRLRPAAFVMENVKGMLSSTVESRLVFEMLMEDLSSLGTGHGHQYELRAVRIENGKASLQEATQPADFIVRAEAFGVPQRRHRVIIVGIRSDLARKAADAEVAVLGMARTVGDAIGTLPALRSGISRGLDDVAAWRREVTDAAKLLAGICKGKDDSALREAFLGVSRGLSDESPSLRVASWLQDGYGTSNDELLRWLERPNMRAIAQHETRGHMASDLGRYLFAAVFGTVRGYSPKAADFPLALSPEHRNWHSGVFNDRFRVQLADQASTTVTSHISKDGHYFIHPDPMQCRSLTVREAARLQTFPDDYLFLGNRTQQYVQVGNAVPPFLAMQIAQLLHRVLAVGQSIGRERKAERRHAPSQVP, from the coding sequence TTGCCTTCAACTTTCGGAATTGTCGATCTGTTTGCCGGTCCCGGCGGACTTGGCGAGGGCTTCGCTTCCCTCGTGGAGGACGGCCATGCGCCGTTCCGGATCGGCATTTCGGTCGAAAAGGAAGCATCCGCTCATCGGACCCTTACGCTACGGGCGTTCCTGCGCGACTATCGTGCGCGTCATGATGCATTGCCCAAGCAGTTCATCGATTTCCACGCAGGACTTACCTCCGAACCGGACTGGTCAGCCGTCGACACTGAGGCGTGGCGGCATGCCATCGACGAAGCCCGCGCGCTCGAGCTTGGCACTGAGCATGCGGCAAGCGCCATCGATGGTGCGATTGTAGAGCTGAAGGACAAATACGACGACACAATCCTGATCGGCGGCCCGCCCTGTCAGGCCTATTCCCTGGTGGGGCGCGCCCGCTCCAAGGGCAAGGTCGGCTATGTCCCCGAGGAGGATGCGCGGCATTACCTGTTTCGCGAGTACATCCGGGTGCTCGACAGGCTTCGCCCAGCCGCCTTCGTGATGGAGAACGTCAAGGGTATGCTGTCCTCGACGGTCGAGAGCCGCCTTGTCTTTGAGATGCTCATGGAGGACCTGTCCTCACTCGGCACTGGCCACGGCCATCAATACGAACTGCGCGCCGTCCGGATCGAGAATGGCAAGGCCAGCCTGCAAGAGGCGACACAGCCTGCGGACTTCATCGTGCGCGCCGAGGCATTCGGAGTTCCGCAGCGGCGCCATCGGGTGATCATTGTCGGGATCCGGTCCGACCTCGCGCGCAAGGCCGCTGATGCCGAGGTCGCCGTGTTGGGTATGGCGCGGACAGTCGGCGATGCAATTGGAACGTTGCCCGCCCTGCGCAGCGGCATCAGCCGCGGCCTCGATGACGTGGCTGCATGGCGAAGGGAGGTCACCGACGCCGCGAAGTTGCTCGCTGGCATCTGCAAGGGGAAGGACGACAGCGCGCTCCGTGAAGCGTTCCTTGGCGTTTCAAGGGGACTGAGTGACGAATCACCGAGCCTTCGGGTCGCGTCATGGTTGCAGGACGGCTATGGCACTTCGAACGATGAACTGCTGCGTTGGCTCGAGCGGCCGAACATGCGCGCGATTGCCCAGCACGAGACGCGTGGGCACATGGCTTCAGATCTCGGCCGCTACCTGTTCGCAGCCGTTTTCGGCACCGTCCGTGGCTACAGCCCGAAGGCTGCCGATTTTCCCTTGGCACTCAGTCCAGAACACCGCAACTGGCACAGCGGCGTCTTCAATGACCGTTTTCGGGTCCAGCTGGCCGACCAAGCTTCGACCACGGTCACGAGCCATATCTCCAAGGATGGCCACTACTTCATCCATCCCGATCCGATGCAGTGCCGCAGCCTGACTGTCCGCGAGGCAGCGAGGCTGCAGACCTTCCCAGATGATTATCTGTTTCTGGGAAATCGTACACAACAATATGTCCAGGTCGGAAACGCCGTGCCGCCGTTTCTAGCAATGCAGATTGCACAGCTGCTGCATCGCGTGCTGGCGGTCGGGCAGTCGATCGGAAGAGAACGTAAAGCCGAGCGCCGCCATGCCCCGTCGCAGGTACCTTGA